The Pseudomonas fluorescens genome includes a window with the following:
- a CDS encoding M48 metallopeptidase family protein, whose translation MTALKYLQAYPAALQAQVQQLIAQDRLGDYLQQRYPGRHPIQSDKALYGYALDLKQQYLRNAPAIDKVLFDSRLDLTHRALGLHTAVSRVQGGKLKAKKEIRIAALFKDAAPEFLNMIVVHELAHFKESDHNKAFYQLCEHMLPGYHQLEFDLRVYLTWRDLQPHKE comes from the coding sequence ATGACCGCGCTCAAATACCTCCAGGCCTACCCCGCCGCCCTGCAAGCCCAAGTGCAGCAATTGATCGCCCAGGACCGACTGGGCGATTACCTGCAACAGCGCTATCCGGGCCGACATCCGATCCAGAGCGACAAGGCCCTGTACGGTTATGCGCTGGACCTCAAGCAGCAATACCTGCGTAACGCGCCAGCCATCGACAAGGTGTTGTTCGACAGTCGCCTGGACCTGACCCATCGCGCCCTCGGCCTGCATACCGCGGTGTCGCGGGTGCAGGGTGGCAAGCTCAAGGCCAAGAAGGAAATCCGCATCGCTGCGTTGTTCAAGGACGCGGCGCCCGAGTTCCTGAACATGATCGTGGTGCACGAGCTGGCGCACTTCAAGGAGTCGGACCACAACAAGGCGTTCTACCAACTCTGCGAGCACATGCTGCCGGGGTATCACCAGTTGGAATTCGACCTGCGGGTGTACCTGACCTGGCGGGATCTGCAACCCCACAAGGAATGA
- a CDS encoding winged helix-turn-helix domain-containing protein translates to MDVSKTKSSFYRRLYVAYLIDSGVASNVPALTETTGMPRRTAQDTIAALADLDIVCEFEQEDGARNHAGRYRIRDWGAIDRGWIERNLQRIKAVLEYP, encoded by the coding sequence ATGGATGTCAGCAAGACCAAGAGCAGCTTCTACCGTCGCTTGTACGTGGCTTACCTGATCGACAGCGGTGTCGCCAGCAACGTCCCGGCCCTCACCGAAACCACCGGCATGCCACGGCGTACCGCCCAGGACACCATCGCCGCGCTGGCTGACCTGGATATCGTTTGTGAGTTCGAGCAAGAGGACGGCGCGCGCAACCATGCCGGGCGTTATCGGATTCGCGATTGGGGGGCGATTGATCGGGGGTGGATCGAGAGGAATTTGCAGCGGATCAAGGCGGTGCTGGAGTACCCCTGA
- a CDS encoding GNAT family N-acetyltransferase, with the protein MDIEWVCKHHSDLSKEQLYAILKLRAEVFVVEQNCAYPDVDGLDLEGDTCHLMAWQGNHLVAYLRLLDPHSQNSDVVIGRVIIAPEARGKGLGHQLMEQGLKHAEKHWPGTSISLSAQAHLQGYYGRYGFEVVGVEYMEDGIPHIGMHRP; encoded by the coding sequence ATGGATATCGAGTGGGTCTGTAAACATCACAGTGACCTGAGCAAGGAACAGCTGTATGCCATCCTAAAATTGCGTGCCGAAGTGTTCGTTGTCGAGCAGAACTGCGCCTACCCGGACGTTGACGGCCTGGACCTTGAGGGCGATACGTGCCATTTGATGGCTTGGCAGGGCAACCACCTGGTGGCCTATCTGCGCCTGCTCGACCCGCACTCGCAAAACAGTGACGTGGTGATCGGGCGCGTGATCATTGCGCCAGAAGCACGGGGCAAGGGGTTGGGCCATCAACTGATGGAACAGGGCCTCAAGCACGCCGAGAAACACTGGCCCGGCACCTCGATCTCACTGTCGGCCCAGGCGCACTTGCAAGGGTATTACGGGCGGTATGGGTTTGAAGTGGTGGGTGTGGAGTACATGGAGGATGGGATTCCACACATTGGTATGCACCGCCCCTGA
- a CDS encoding substrate-binding periplasmic protein, translated as MPRLHRALALIGLLLLSYEACAQKLRLVADAWPPFTDSTLINGGLATDIVSTALARAGYATDFEQVPWARAMLGIGEGRYDVLVNAWYSEERTHIGQFSAEYLLNRVRFIKRKDETIQFDSLQQLRAYPIAVVRGYAYSKDFDEDLQMQKVPVHNFAMAVRMLAADRVKLTLEDEYVARYYLARESAKVRSAVEFLPKPLSENSLHILVSLKNPEHEQIVAGFDREIAAMKADGSYARLLKAHGM; from the coding sequence ATGCCGCGATTGCATCGAGCTCTTGCATTGATCGGATTGCTGTTACTGAGCTATGAGGCCTGCGCGCAAAAGCTGCGTCTGGTCGCCGATGCCTGGCCGCCCTTTACCGATTCCACATTGATCAATGGTGGCCTGGCGACCGATATCGTCAGCACGGCGCTGGCGCGGGCCGGCTATGCCACGGACTTCGAACAGGTGCCTTGGGCTCGGGCGATGCTGGGCATCGGCGAGGGCCGCTATGATGTGCTGGTCAACGCCTGGTACAGCGAGGAGCGCACTCACATTGGCCAGTTCTCGGCTGAGTATCTGCTCAACCGTGTGCGTTTCATCAAGCGCAAGGACGAAACGATCCAGTTTGACAGCCTGCAACAGCTGCGTGCCTATCCCATCGCCGTGGTTCGCGGCTACGCCTACTCCAAGGACTTCGACGAAGACCTGCAAATGCAGAAAGTCCCTGTGCATAACTTTGCGATGGCGGTGCGCATGCTGGCTGCCGATCGTGTGAAGTTGACCCTGGAAGACGAGTACGTCGCCCGCTATTACCTGGCCCGCGAATCCGCCAAGGTACGCAGCGCCGTGGAGTTCCTGCCCAAGCCCTTGAGCGAAAACAGCCTGCACATCCTGGTCAGCCTGAAGAACCCGGAGCATGAGCAGATCGTGGCGGGGTTTGACCGGGAGATCGCGGCGATGAAGGCGGATGGGAGTTATGCGCGGCTGTTGAAGGCGCATGGGATGTAG
- the yccS gene encoding YccS family putative transporter translates to MSANSFSQSLRRLWALDKFSYSVRVFIALTGSMGLCWYLDEMGLLIPLFLGIIASALAETDDSWQGRLNALAVTLVCFTVAALSVELLFPYPVLFIIALALAAFGLTMLGALGERYGAIASATLILSVYTMIGVDQRGGAVNDFWHEPLLLVTGAAWYGLLSVLWQALFSNQPVQQSLARLFRELGRYLKLKSSLLEPIRQLDVEARRLELAQQNGRVVAALNSAKEIILHRVGNGRPGSKVSRYLKLYFLAQDIHERASSSHYPYNALAEAFFHSDVLFRCQRLLRQQGKACQALAESIQLRQPFVYDDTFAEALNDLHASLEHLRIQSNPAWRGLLRSLRALSVNLATMDRLLSDASNPDALADATDSSLLDRSPRNLKDVWLRLRTQLTPTSLLFRHALRLPLALSVGYAMVHLIHPSQGYWIILTTLFVCQPNYGATRRKLGQRIIGTAIGLTVAWALFDLFPNPLVQSSFAIAAGVVFFTNRTTRYTLATAGITIMVLFCFNQVGDGYGLLLPRLFDTLLGSLIAGLAVFLFLPDWQGRRLNKVLANTLTCNSIYLRQIMQQYAAGKSDDLAYRLARRNAHNADAALSTTLANMLMEPGHFRKEADVGFRFLVLSHTLLSYLSGLGAHRGTELPTEVREQLIDGAGVKLAASIDEIAQGLASKQPIAIQSDEEEALASELERMPDEIDEGQRLVQTQLALICRQLGPLRTLAAHLMKA, encoded by the coding sequence ATGTCAGCAAACTCGTTTAGCCAGTCTTTGCGTCGCCTTTGGGCGTTGGATAAGTTCAGTTATAGCGTGCGGGTCTTCATCGCCCTGACCGGCAGCATGGGGCTGTGCTGGTATCTGGATGAGATGGGGCTGCTGATTCCCTTGTTCCTGGGCATCATCGCCAGCGCCCTGGCCGAGACGGACGACAGTTGGCAGGGCCGCCTCAACGCGCTGGCCGTGACCCTGGTGTGCTTCACCGTCGCGGCACTGTCGGTTGAATTATTGTTCCCCTATCCCGTCCTGTTCATCATCGCCCTGGCCCTGGCGGCCTTTGGCCTGACCATGCTTGGCGCCCTGGGTGAGCGCTATGGCGCCATCGCCTCGGCCACGCTGATTCTGTCGGTCTACACCATGATCGGCGTGGACCAGCGCGGCGGCGCAGTCAATGATTTCTGGCATGAACCCCTGCTACTGGTCACGGGGGCCGCGTGGTACGGCTTGCTGTCGGTGTTGTGGCAGGCGTTGTTTTCCAACCAACCGGTGCAACAAAGCCTGGCTCGGCTGTTTCGCGAGCTGGGACGCTACCTGAAACTCAAATCGTCGCTGCTGGAGCCGATCCGCCAACTGGACGTCGAAGCCCGACGCCTGGAACTGGCCCAGCAAAATGGCCGGGTGGTCGCTGCGCTCAACAGCGCCAAGGAAATCATCCTGCACCGCGTGGGCAATGGCCGCCCCGGCTCGAAAGTCAGCCGGTACCTGAAACTGTACTTCCTGGCCCAGGACATCCACGAACGCGCCAGCTCTTCTCACTATCCCTACAACGCCCTGGCCGAGGCCTTCTTTCACAGCGACGTACTGTTCCGCTGTCAACGCCTGCTGCGTCAGCAAGGCAAGGCCTGCCAGGCGCTGGCCGAGTCGATCCAACTGCGCCAGCCGTTCGTCTACGACGACACCTTTGCCGAGGCCCTCAACGACCTGCACGCGTCCCTCGAACACCTGCGCATCCAGAGCAACCCGGCCTGGCGCGGCTTGCTGCGTTCGTTGCGGGCACTGTCGGTGAACCTGGCTACCATGGACCGCCTGCTCAGCGACGCGAGCAACCCCGACGCCCTGGCCGACGCCACCGACAGCAGCCTGCTCGACCGCTCGCCGCGCAACCTCAAGGATGTCTGGCTGCGCTTGCGCACCCAGCTCACGCCCACTTCGCTGCTGTTCCGGCATGCCCTGCGCTTGCCCTTGGCCTTGAGCGTGGGCTACGCCATGGTGCACCTGATCCACCCGTCCCAGGGCTATTGGATCATCCTTACCACACTGTTCGTGTGCCAGCCCAACTACGGTGCCACCCGGCGCAAGCTCGGCCAGCGGATCATCGGCACCGCCATCGGCCTGACGGTGGCCTGGGCGCTGTTCGATCTGTTTCCCAATCCGCTGGTGCAATCGAGCTTCGCCATTGCCGCCGGGGTAGTGTTCTTTACCAACCGCACGACCCGCTACACCCTGGCGACAGCGGGGATCACCATCATGGTGCTGTTCTGCTTCAACCAGGTGGGCGACGGCTACGGGCTGCTGTTGCCACGGCTGTTCGATACCTTGCTCGGCAGCCTGATTGCCGGGCTGGCGGTCTTCCTGTTCCTGCCCGACTGGCAGGGCCGTCGGCTGAACAAGGTGCTGGCCAATACGCTGACCTGCAACAGCATCTACCTGCGCCAGATCATGCAGCAGTACGCCGCCGGCAAAAGCGACGACCTGGCCTATCGCCTGGCCCGCCGCAACGCCCACAATGCCGATGCGGCGTTGTCCACCACCCTGGCCAACATGCTGATGGAGCCGGGGCATTTCCGTAAGGAAGCCGATGTAGGGTTCCGTTTCCTGGTGCTGTCCCACACCCTGCTCAGCTACCTGTCGGGCCTGGGCGCCCACCGGGGCACCGAACTGCCGACCGAAGTGCGCGAACAGTTGATCGACGGTGCCGGGGTGAAACTGGCAGCGAGCATCGACGAAATCGCCCAGGGCCTGGCAAGTAAACAGCCGATCGCGATCCAGAGCGACGAAGAAGAAGCCCTGGCCAGCGAGCTTGAGCGGATGCCCGATGAAATCGACGAAGGACAGCGCCTGGTGCAGACGCAACTGGCGTTGATTTGCCGTCAGCTTGGCCCATTGCGGACCTTGGCGGCGCATTTGATGAAGGCCTGA
- a CDS encoding NAD(P)/FAD-dependent oxidoreductase translates to MRSTEVVIIGAGAAGLMCALTAAARGRQVLLLDHANKAGKKILMSGGGRCNFTNMYTEPGNFLSQNPHFCKSALARYTQWDFIALVAKHGVPYHEKKLGQLFCDNKSSDILGLLLDECDQAGVSLHLDTSITQIEKADGGYLLQTTLGAIACQSLVIATGGLSIPTLGATGFGYQVAKQFGHELLPTRAGLVPFTITDQLKTLCTELSGTSVDCLVSCNDQSFRENILFTHRGLSGPAILQISSFWESGDTVQINLLPDHDVPQWLQQQQSERPNSELKTLLGELFTKKMANLLADTWFVSKPMKQYTHAELADIAEKLASWNVVPAGTEGYRTAEVTLGGVDTREVSSKTMESLKSPGLYFIGEVLDVTGHLGGFNFQWAWASGYAAAQYV, encoded by the coding sequence TTGCGCTCTACCGAAGTCGTGATCATTGGCGCTGGCGCCGCGGGATTGATGTGCGCACTGACCGCGGCCGCGCGCGGGCGACAGGTGCTATTGCTGGACCACGCCAACAAGGCCGGCAAGAAAATCCTCATGTCGGGCGGTGGGCGCTGTAATTTCACCAACATGTACACCGAGCCAGGCAATTTCCTCTCGCAGAACCCGCACTTCTGCAAATCGGCCCTGGCCCGCTACACCCAATGGGACTTCATTGCCCTGGTGGCCAAGCACGGCGTGCCCTATCACGAGAAAAAGCTCGGCCAGTTGTTCTGCGATAACAAATCCAGCGACATCCTCGGCCTGCTCTTGGATGAATGCGACCAGGCCGGCGTCAGCCTGCACCTCGACACGTCGATCACCCAGATCGAAAAAGCCGACGGCGGCTACCTGCTGCAAACCACCCTCGGCGCCATCGCCTGTCAGTCCCTGGTGATCGCCACGGGCGGGCTGTCGATCCCGACCCTGGGGGCGACCGGTTTCGGCTATCAGGTGGCAAAACAGTTTGGCCATGAACTGCTGCCCACCCGCGCCGGCCTGGTGCCGTTCACCATCACCGACCAGCTCAAGACCCTCTGCACCGAACTTTCGGGCACGTCGGTGGATTGCCTGGTGAGCTGCAACGACCAGAGCTTTCGCGAGAACATCCTGTTCACCCATCGCGGCCTGAGCGGTCCGGCGATCCTGCAGATTTCCTCGTTCTGGGAATCGGGGGACACGGTGCAGATCAACCTGTTGCCGGACCACGACGTGCCGCAATGGCTGCAACAGCAGCAGAGCGAACGCCCCAATAGCGAGCTCAAGACGTTGCTGGGCGAGTTGTTCACCAAGAAAATGGCCAACCTGCTGGCGGACACCTGGTTCGTCTCCAAACCCATGAAGCAATACACCCATGCGGAGCTGGCAGACATCGCCGAAAAACTGGCGAGCTGGAACGTCGTCCCCGCTGGCACCGAAGGCTACCGCACCGCAGAAGTCACCCTGGGCGGCGTCGATACCCGGGAAGTCTCGTCCAAGACCATGGAGTCGCTGAAAAGCCCCGGCCTGTATTTCATCGGCGAAGTGCTGGATGTCACCGGGCACCTGGGCGGGTTCAACTTCCAATGGGCGTGGGCTTCGGGGTATGCCGCCGCGCAGTACGTCTGA
- the dbpA gene encoding ATP-dependent RNA helicase DbpA — MLANLESLGYAQMTPIQAQSLPVILKGMDLIAQAKTGSGKTAAFGIGLLNPINPRFFGCQALVMCPTRELADQVAKEIRRLARAEDNIKVLTLCGGVSFGPQIASLEHGAHIIVGTPGRIQQHLRKGSLVLDGLNTLILDEADRMLDMGFYDAIEDIIQQTPERRQTLLFSATYPVGIKQLSSKFMRNPQQVKAEAFHSDAQIEQRFYEIAPEERMDAVVKVLAHFRPASCVAFCFTKQQVQETVDHLTSKGISAVGLHGDLEQRDRDQVLAMFANRSTSVLVATDVAARGLDIDALDMVINVELARDSEIHIHRVGRTGRAGEKGIAISLVAPSEAHRAQAIEQLQKSPLSWDQLDNLKSQGGGPLLPAMSTLCIGAGRKDKVRPGDILGALTGEAGIPGAQVGKIAIFDFQAYVAVERGIAKQALQRLNDGKIKGRSLRVRIL; from the coding sequence ATGCTGGCTAACCTCGAATCACTCGGTTATGCCCAGATGACGCCGATCCAGGCGCAGAGCTTGCCGGTGATTCTCAAGGGCATGGACCTGATCGCCCAGGCCAAGACCGGCAGCGGCAAGACCGCCGCTTTTGGCATCGGCCTGCTGAACCCGATCAACCCGCGCTTCTTCGGCTGCCAGGCCCTGGTGATGTGCCCGACCCGTGAGCTGGCCGACCAGGTCGCCAAGGAAATCCGTCGCCTGGCCCGCGCCGAAGACAACATCAAGGTCCTGACCCTGTGCGGCGGCGTGTCCTTCGGCCCGCAGATCGCTTCCCTGGAACACGGTGCCCACATCATCGTCGGCACGCCAGGACGCATCCAGCAGCACCTGCGCAAGGGTTCGCTGGTCCTGGACGGCCTCAACACGCTGATCCTCGACGAAGCCGACCGCATGCTCGACATGGGCTTCTACGACGCCATCGAAGACATCATCCAGCAGACCCCGGAACGCCGCCAGACACTGCTGTTCTCCGCCACCTACCCGGTGGGCATCAAGCAACTGTCGTCCAAGTTCATGCGTAACCCGCAGCAAGTGAAGGCCGAGGCGTTCCACTCCGACGCGCAGATCGAGCAGCGCTTCTACGAGATAGCCCCCGAGGAACGCATGGACGCAGTGGTCAAGGTCCTGGCGCATTTCCGCCCGGCCTCCTGCGTGGCGTTCTGCTTCACCAAGCAGCAGGTCCAGGAAACCGTCGATCACCTGACGTCCAAGGGCATCTCGGCCGTCGGCCTGCACGGCGACCTGGAACAGCGCGACCGCGACCAGGTACTGGCGATGTTCGCCAACCGCAGCACCTCGGTGCTGGTAGCCACCGACGTGGCGGCCCGCGGCCTGGACATCGATGCACTGGACATGGTGATCAACGTCGAACTGGCCCGGGACTCGGAAATCCATATCCACCGTGTCGGTCGCACTGGCCGTGCCGGGGAGAAAGGCATCGCCATCAGCCTGGTGGCGCCGTCCGAAGCCCACCGCGCCCAGGCCATCGAGCAACTGCAGAAGTCACCGCTGAGCTGGGACCAACTGGACAACCTCAAGTCTCAGGGCGGCGGCCCGTTGTTGCCGGCCATGAGCACCCTGTGCATCGGCGCCGGGCGCAAGGACAAGGTCCGCCCCGGCGACATCCTCGGTGCCCTGACCGGCGAGGCCGGCATCCCTGGCGCCCAGGTCGGCAAAATCGCGATCTTCGATTTCCAGGCCTATGTGGCCGTGGAACGCGGCATTGCCAAACAGGCCCTGCAACGCCTGAACGATGGCAAGATCAAGGGCCGCTCGTTGCGGGTGCGGATCCTCTGA
- the mdtD gene encoding multidrug transporter subunit MdtD: protein MPNRAPLDAVTARWLPWVVAIAFFMQSLDGTILNTALPAMASDLAENPLRMQGVIIAYMLTVALLIPASGWIADRFGTKKIFFGAILLFSFGSLLCALSNSLSMLIGARVIQGLGGALMLPVGRLVVLRAYPRSELVRIMGFITIPGLLGPLIGPTMGGWMVEYLTWHWIFIINLPVGVIGCYAVWKFIPDLRGSERTRFDGLGFLLFGAAMVLITIAMEGLGELHLPHLRVMLLLFGGMACLAAYWLRAGHVENALFPPSLFKTRTFAVGILGNLFARLGSGALPFLVPLLLQVALGYSPSQAGMSMLPLAAAAMVAKSVARPLIERLGYRIVLTGNTLALGLMLASMGLVSEQTPYWLLLAQLAVLGAINSLQFTAMNTVTLIDLDDASASSGNSLLSVVAQLSLSLGVACAGALLGGFTAQAGNDGVDTVLGAFQLTFVTVGIMAMLAATIFSQLSKQDGRRQKRHDEHIEH from the coding sequence ATGCCCAACCGCGCACCGCTCGACGCCGTCACCGCCCGCTGGCTTCCGTGGGTGGTGGCGATTGCCTTCTTCATGCAGTCCCTGGACGGGACCATCCTCAACACCGCCCTGCCCGCCATGGCCAGCGACCTGGCGGAAAACCCGCTGCGCATGCAGGGCGTGATCATCGCCTACATGCTCACCGTGGCGTTGCTGATCCCAGCCTCGGGCTGGATCGCCGACCGCTTCGGCACCAAGAAGATTTTCTTCGGGGCGATCCTGCTGTTCAGCTTCGGCTCGTTGCTGTGCGCCTTATCCAATTCGTTGAGCATGCTGATCGGCGCCCGGGTCATCCAGGGCCTGGGCGGTGCGCTGATGCTGCCGGTGGGCAGGCTGGTGGTGCTGCGAGCGTATCCGCGCTCGGAACTGGTGCGGATCATGGGCTTCATCACCATCCCCGGCCTGCTCGGCCCGCTGATCGGCCCGACCATGGGCGGTTGGATGGTGGAGTACCTGACCTGGCACTGGATCTTCATCATCAACCTGCCGGTGGGCGTGATCGGCTGTTATGCGGTGTGGAAGTTCATCCCCGACCTGCGCGGCAGCGAGCGCACCCGGTTCGATGGCCTGGGGTTCCTGCTGTTCGGTGCGGCGATGGTGCTGATCACCATTGCCATGGAAGGCCTGGGTGAACTGCACCTGCCGCACCTGCGGGTGATGCTGTTGCTGTTCGGCGGCATGGCCTGCCTGGCGGCCTATTGGCTGCGGGCCGGGCACGTCGAGAATGCGCTGTTCCCGCCATCGCTGTTCAAGACCCGGACCTTCGCCGTGGGCATTCTTGGCAATCTGTTCGCGCGCCTGGGCAGCGGTGCCCTGCCGTTCCTGGTGCCGTTGCTGCTGCAAGTCGCCCTGGGCTATTCACCGTCCCAGGCTGGCATGAGCATGCTGCCCCTGGCGGCGGCGGCCATGGTCGCCAAGTCCGTGGCCCGGCCACTGATCGAACGCCTGGGCTATCGCATCGTCCTGACCGGCAACACCCTGGCCCTGGGCCTGATGCTGGCGAGCATGGGCCTGGTCAGCGAACAGACGCCGTACTGGCTGCTGCTGGCGCAACTGGCGGTGCTGGGGGCGATCAACTCGCTGCAATTCACCGCAATGAACACCGTGACCCTGATCGACCTGGACGACGCCAGCGCCAGCAGCGGCAACAGCCTGCTGTCGGTGGTGGCGCAGCTGTCCCTGAGCCTCGGCGTGGCCTGCGCCGGCGCCCTACTCGGCGGCTTTACCGCCCAGGCGGGCAACGATGGGGTCGATACCGTGCTGGGCGCGTTCCAGCTGACCTTCGTAACGGTGGGGATCATGGCGATGCTGGCAGCGACGATTTTTTCCCAGTTGTCCAAGCAGGATGGGCGGCGGCAGAAGCGTCACGACGAGCATATCGAGCACTAA
- a CDS encoding TldD/PmbA family protein: protein MSTVKNQAEAFKALVDWLRDALHTPEQFTLGYAAESSAFVRFNHGKVRQAGQVQQANVSFKLIDDGRHADLQITLSGEAETDLQRLAEGLQQLRETLPLLPRDPYLLLNHNHWQSHNVQDHPLPDTEQAVAEISRAAEGLDLVGFYAAGPISRGFASSAGAFGWHQANSFNFDFSLFHENGQAVKASYAGHEWSSEGFSRRFEQAREQLAFLGLPLRTLPPGEYRAYLAPAALEEIMGMLSWGGFSARAIASKQSPLQKFYANEASLSPNVWLSEQVSGSLSPAFSDEGYPRNDLGLIAKGTANAQLVNSRSAAEYGLAANGASSYEYPTALDMQAGQLEHKYILEQLGTGLYISNLWYLNYSDQPAARLTGMTRFATFWVENGQIVAPVSTMRFDDSVYSLLGSQLEGLTRERELLLSASTYSQRATASMLLPGALVKRLTLTL, encoded by the coding sequence ATGAGCACCGTCAAGAATCAGGCCGAGGCATTCAAGGCGTTGGTCGACTGGCTGCGCGATGCCTTGCACACGCCAGAACAGTTCACCCTCGGCTACGCCGCCGAGTCCTCGGCCTTCGTCCGTTTCAACCATGGCAAGGTCCGCCAGGCCGGCCAGGTGCAACAGGCCAATGTCAGTTTCAAACTGATCGACGACGGACGCCACGCCGACTTGCAGATCACCTTGTCCGGCGAAGCCGAGACGGATTTGCAACGCCTGGCCGAAGGCCTGCAACAACTGCGTGAAACCCTGCCGCTGCTGCCCCGCGATCCGTACCTGCTGCTCAACCACAACCACTGGCAGAGCCACAACGTACAGGACCATCCGTTGCCGGACACTGAGCAGGCCGTGGCCGAAATCAGCCGCGCCGCCGAAGGCCTGGACCTGGTGGGGTTCTACGCCGCCGGGCCCATCAGTCGAGGTTTCGCCAGTTCTGCGGGGGCGTTCGGCTGGCATCAGGCCAACAGCTTCAACTTCGATTTCAGCCTGTTCCATGAAAACGGCCAGGCCGTGAAAGCCAGTTACGCCGGGCATGAATGGAGCAGTGAGGGATTTTCCCGGCGCTTCGAGCAGGCCCGCGAGCAACTGGCGTTTCTCGGCCTGCCGTTGCGCACGTTGCCGCCCGGCGAATACCGCGCCTACCTGGCGCCGGCCGCCCTTGAAGAGATCATGGGCATGCTCAGTTGGGGTGGGTTCTCGGCCCGGGCGATTGCCAGCAAGCAGAGCCCGTTGCAGAAGTTCTACGCCAACGAAGCAAGCTTGAGCCCCAACGTGTGGCTGAGCGAGCAGGTCAGCGGCTCCTTGAGCCCGGCGTTTTCCGACGAAGGTTATCCCCGCAATGACCTGGGGCTGATCGCCAAGGGCACGGCCAATGCGCAGTTGGTCAACTCCCGCAGCGCCGCTGAATACGGCCTCGCCGCCAACGGCGCCAGCAGCTACGAATACCCCACGGCGCTGGACATGCAGGCCGGACAACTGGAGCACAAATACATCCTCGAACAACTTGGCACCGGGCTGTACATCAGCAACCTCTGGTACCTGAACTACTCGGACCAACCGGCCGCCCGCCTGACCGGCATGACCCGCTTCGCCACGTTCTGGGTCGAGAACGGCCAGATTGTCGCGCCGGTCAGCACCATGCGCTTCGACGACAGCGTCTACAGCCTGCTCGGCTCGCAACTCGAAGGCCTGACCCGAGAGCGGGAACTGCTGCTCTCGGCCAGCACCTACAGCCAGCGGGCCACGGCCTCGATGTTGTTGCCGGGGGCGCTGGTGAAGCGGTTGACCTTGACGTTGTAA